Genomic window (Nicotiana sylvestris chromosome 7, ASM39365v2, whole genome shotgun sequence):
cataaattgaaacgaTGAGAGTATTTAATGAGTTAGCGTTAGCACTAAGTTTCCTtgtctatatttttattattgcGGTGCTTATGCTTTTCTGAGCCGAAGGTCTATTGGACACAAACTCTCTATCCTCACGAGATAAAGGTAAGGTAtatgtacacactaccctcccaaaCCCTACGATATTAAATAATACTGACTATGATGTTGTTGTCGTCGTCACAAGCACTAAGTGCATAAGATTGCAACCTAATGCTACAATTTATTTcctattcaattttcttaatacCACTACTTTGATAATACCCGACACATGAGGTGTAACTTTATGGTTGCAATTGTGTTTTCATTTCTACATAGGTTCTCTATTATTTTTCCAGGTTTGACTGTTATTTTTTTAATACGGTGTCTGATATTTACTTATGACCCGATTAATTCGAATTTGTGTCTCCAAATCCTACTTTGACGGTAGAACACACATTATCAAGGACGATTCCATTTCACAGCTCGAAATCGAGATTGGGATAAAAGGATACTTACTACCCACATGAGAACCTCGTGATATCTATGACTGCTAAACATTTTCTAATAACCAAGTTCATGCGGTTAACAATCAGAGGATGGAGaatttaattaaattttatgGTTTCAACTCTAAAGGTTTTTTTTTTGCTACGAACctattgtatttttaaattatgggTTCAaacctattatttattataattataGTAAATTTTTATACATAAATTTATAATACGCGTCGAAAGTATTAGGTTCAGTTGAACTCGGCGTTGCAACTCCACATCCACCTCTGTTAACAATGACTATCTATTCGGAGGAAGTTGCAAGTTTAACATTAACCATAAGTCCATAACGATAATCATACAAATACTATATTTTTTGCTTGTACCACTATTAAAAATTCGGCAAAATCGACCAAAGTTAGtcgatttttcaaaatattttattttttaattttttttacaaaatcgaccaactttgatcggtttTCTTTGGCGCAAAAATGCGGGAAACTATCTTTGAGTCCCGCAAATTTATTTTTCgagaaagcgaccaactttgatcgtttttttatttaaaataaattaaaattaatactaaaaaaatcgaccaaaattggtcggttATTTCGGCCAGTCATCataaaaaaccgaccaactttggccggtaattttatttttaataaaactgaccaactttggtcgattaTTTTCGTGAGAAAATACAAATAAagagtataaataaaataaaagacagTTTTAAAACAAAATGCATCAATGGTCTAGTGGTAGAACAGTATTCTGCTACAGTACAGAACCCGGTTCGATTCCTAGATGGTgtattttttaattacataattaaaatatcgaccaactttggttggtttttttggtaattttttttttttgaatttaattgaccgaccaaagttggtcgatatTCCCTTCCGACCTTCAAAATACCATCTAGACGTAAATGGTCGTGTTTTGGACGGTTATTCACCATTACCGTTCAACTTTGATCGatttttttggacgattttgtcCAGATTTCTAGTAGTGTACTTTTACATACTTAAGTAATActctctccgtttcaatttatgtgaacttatttcctttttagttcgTACAAAAAAGAATAAcccatttccttatttggaaacaatttacctttacacaatgatttatagccacacaaaatatatgtgtctcattttacaccacaagatcaaaaatcttctctcttttcttaaacttcgtgcccagtcaaataagTTCacattgaaacggagggagtattatttaTGCGAAATAATTTGACAGAGTTTGTCTAATGCACCAGTACCGTAGATCTCATTAAGGTCATTTTGATAAgcctttcttgatttttcattcTTGTAGTACAAATTTTAGGAGTGAGTGGCATTTTTTTCACTAACCGCGAAGAGAATACTTTGCTTTTTGAAAGGAAAAGAGATATCTCACTCTTTTTAACTGCTACTGCCAAATGACAACTGTACAGTGGCAGTGACCAGCTGTAATATTCCATGTGTTCAATTTTCATTGGTCAGCCAATGTACCCATCCTTCTCTCAACAGCGACTGGACCTACTGCGCTGCTCCCTACTATGGGACCAACTTTAATCCAGCTAAGCCAATAAGTGCTAACGGCTATAATATTTTGAGTTTTAACCTCTAACACATTTAGGACCGATTCCAACGTGGACAGTGATGTGTACGTAAATGCATGTTGACGTGGCACTCTGGCTTCTTGGTTAAGCCTGATCCGTTTGGCTATAAAAGCCACTCCACTCCCTTTGGCCCTCTTCAGATTACGTCTGAGCACTCTTAATCTAAGcttctttatcttttctttgaaATTCTTCTGAAAAATGGTGTCTTTTCCTATGGAATTTAAGTGGGTTTTCTTGGGTATTTCTCTAATGTTGGTTGGTTTGGTTAGCTCCTCAAGATTTGAGGAACTATATCAGCCCAGCTGGGCAACAGACCATTTGACAAATGAAGGAGAAATTCTCAGGATGAAATTGGACAACCTTTCTGGTACTTGACATATTTAATATTGTTCATCAAGTTCAGTATTATAAGCTGATAATGTGACATTAACATTCTTATGTGCAATTTCAGGTGCTGGATTTTCATCAAAGAACAAGTATATGTTTGGGAAAGTTACTGTTCAGATTAAGCTTGTAGAGGGTGACTCTGCTGGAACTGTCACTGCTTTCTACGTAAGTTTCTTGCTTTGCTCCGCGGTAGTTGTTATTTTGTTCTTGTTTCTAGCCCCAATCACAATACTAAAACATAAACAAACTGTAACAATCTTTCATTGTGCTGAGGAAGTAGAAAAGTTAAAAGATTAACATATGTTGAAATGACTGGTCCATTTCATTGAATCCATTAATAATGAAATTTCCGGTGGCCGACAATATTAGTAGTGTGACATTATATCAAATTCAGTACATGTATTCGGCCATTGTTTCCTTGTGAACATCTTGAAATGCAATAACTCAAGCATTTACTTCCTTTTCACCTCTCGTCATATCCAGGAAATAGTTGCTCCCCTCTTGTCCAATTATTTTCTATTGGGTAAATGTCAGTTTGAGTGATCACATTTAGGAACTATATATTCTATTTATTAAGTAAATCTAGCTTGACTTTACTGACTATTTAACCTTTTTAATAATGAAATTATCTGCTTGCTGATAAGTATCTTCACTTGTGATATATATGCAGATGTCATCAGAGGGACCAACCCACAATGAGTTTGATTTTGAGTTTCTAGGCAACACTACTGGTGAACCATACTCTGTACAAACCAATGTGTACGTAAATGGCGTGGGTAACAGAGAACAAAGATTAAACCTTTGGTTCGACCCATCCAATGAATTCCACTCCTATTCCATCTTGTGGAACCAACACCGAGTTGTGTAAGTCTCCTTATTATTCCTATTGTTTTATCACATTAAATTAGAAAGATTGTTAAAATATATGAGACAGGGCAAGTTCCAACCATGGTATAAGGCTAACGTGCTGATTTTCAAGAATTGAAAAGCTAAAAGAAATGACTAATAGAGATTGGTTCCTTTTTCTTGACATGCTAAATGGGTCGTGCTTTTTTCAGAATGTCTTTCTTGATAACTCCAAATAATATAAACTACTAACACAAAGTTATCATATAAAATTTCTATTGCTTATACTAAGCTGTTAATTTTAAGTATTTGTGCAGATTTTTAGTAGATGAAACACCAGTTCGTGTGCATTCGAATTTGGAGCACAAGGGAATCCCATTTCCAAAGGACCAAGCCATGGGTGTGTACAGTTCAATATGGAATGCAGATGATTGGGCTACACAAGGCGGAAGGGTCAAGACTGATTGGTCACATGCACCCTTTATTGCATCCTACAGAGGATTTGAGATTGATGGCTGTGAATGTCCAGCAACTGTTGCAGCTGCTGAGAATTCTAAGCGGTGCAGCAGCAGTGCTGAGAAAAGGTATTGGTGGGACGAACCAACAATGTCTGAGCTGAGTCTGCACCAGAGCCATCAGTTGATTTGGGTCAGGGCTAACCATATGGTCTATGATTATTGCACAGACACTGCTAGGTTCCCTGTTGCTCCGGTTGAGTGCCAGCACCACCAGCACAAGACTCGCAACTAGGCCACATCTGTTGCTCTGCTTGGGAATTGTGGTTCAGTCTTGCACTGtataaaagattaaaaaaaaagaaagacatGAACTCCATGTTGTTACATAATTTTGGTTACCTACTTTTAGTTTGTAAAAATTTAATCTCTCTGTTTAATGTTCATGCCTTTTAATGGAGTATTTTTCATATGCATTCTATACTTGGCCAAAGTATCATTTATTACTCCACTTTTATTGATTAAGGATGGAACCAAATCACCAACTGTTGCTCCTCTATTATTGATATGGTCCAGGTGTACGGAAACCTAATCAAAATCAAATATATATGGTCAAAAAGAATAATcctttttatattcttctctctcatatatattttattattatcttttattttagttttatttttttatttccatTAAATAAATCTTATCTGTTTTTTTTACATATTCATTCCATGTATTTTAACATATAATTTGTATGCTAATATTATATAGATTTCGCATATgaaaatgtaaaattaatattatataaAGATAATAGGTATCTATAATATGATAAATTAAAAGggttaaataataataaataatagaaaTAGTTATGATGTAAATGAATAGTGTCACTTCAAATTTGTGATTACCCTCCAAAATGGAGGCAAATTTGGAGGTTGAGTTGGA
Coding sequences:
- the LOC104235051 gene encoding xyloglucan endotransglucosylase protein 6; the protein is MVSFPMEFKWVFLGISLMLVGLVSSSRFEELYQPSWATDHLTNEGEILRMKLDNLSGAGFSSKNKYMFGKVTVQIKLVEGDSAGTVTAFYMSSEGPTHNEFDFEFLGNTTGEPYSVQTNVYVNGVGNREQRLNLWFDPSNEFHSYSILWNQHRVVFLVDETPVRVHSNLEHKGIPFPKDQAMGVYSSIWNADDWATQGGRVKTDWSHAPFIASYRGFEIDGCECPATVAAAENSKRCSSSAEKRYWWDEPTMSELSLHQSHQLIWVRANHMVYDYCTDTARFPVAPVECQHHQHKTRN